Proteins encoded within one genomic window of Alcanivorax sp. REN37:
- a CDS encoding serine hydrolase domain-containing protein, which translates to MALSLPLPRFLTRPRPVASDRGIEAPAAAGGLDEQDRIAIERRLERLYRTGMSPGVAFALRRHGELVFNRAYGEADREQGRPLTVDTPICLFSASKAVTAILIHQLAAEGQLDLYQRVSHYLPEYGRNGKHRTTLMQVLMHRAGIPRISGDASAEDLFDDGRILQLMCDAEAHRPGRLQSYHAITGGFVLGEVIRRVTGDSPNVLLDRVIRQPLGMRYFRYGDDGAGVPAARNYATGVPLKGVDYFLTHAVGAGLGEVIDASNDPRFQQVVIPAGNLYATAEEACRFFQLLLDGGRYQGRQVLRPDVVRLATTRTGRGSQFDRTLMLPLEFSPGFMLGARGPNIFGLGTPHAFGHLGFISIYCWADPDRALSAALLTTGKCVAGPLVPAVMAFQHDLNRRTAGRRQ; encoded by the coding sequence ATGGCCCTGTCCTTGCCGTTGCCCCGTTTCCTGACCCGTCCCCGCCCCGTTGCCAGCGACCGGGGTATCGAAGCCCCAGCCGCTGCCGGCGGGCTTGATGAACAAGACCGCATTGCCATCGAGCGGCGACTGGAACGGCTCTATCGCACTGGTATGTCGCCGGGCGTGGCGTTTGCCCTGCGTCGCCACGGCGAACTGGTGTTTAACCGCGCCTACGGCGAGGCCGACCGCGAGCAGGGTCGGCCGCTGACCGTGGACACGCCGATTTGTCTGTTTTCCGCCTCGAAAGCGGTCACCGCCATCCTGATCCACCAGTTGGCGGCGGAAGGTCAGCTCGACCTCTATCAGCGTGTCAGCCATTACCTGCCGGAGTACGGTCGCAACGGCAAGCACCGCACCACGCTGATGCAGGTCTTGATGCACCGCGCCGGCATCCCGCGCATCAGCGGCGACGCCAGCGCCGAAGACCTGTTCGACGACGGCCGCATCCTGCAATTGATGTGTGACGCTGAGGCGCACCGCCCCGGTCGGTTGCAGTCCTACCACGCTATTACCGGTGGTTTCGTGCTCGGTGAAGTGATCCGCCGGGTCACCGGCGACAGCCCCAATGTGCTGCTCGATCGTGTCATCCGCCAGCCGCTGGGGATGCGTTATTTCCGTTACGGCGATGACGGTGCAGGGGTACCGGCAGCGCGCAATTACGCCACCGGGGTTCCCTTGAAAGGGGTGGATTATTTCCTTACCCACGCGGTGGGTGCCGGACTCGGTGAAGTGATCGACGCGTCCAACGACCCACGCTTCCAGCAGGTGGTGATCCCGGCCGGCAACCTCTACGCCACCGCTGAAGAAGCCTGCCGTTTCTTCCAGCTGCTGCTCGACGGCGGCCGCTATCAGGGCCGCCAAGTGCTGCGCCCAGACGTGGTGCGACTGGCCACCACCCGTACCGGCCGTGGCAGCCAGTTCGACCGCACGCTGATGCTGCCGCTGGAGTTCTCCCCCGGCTTCATGCTCGGTGCGCGCGGGCCGAATATTTTCGGCCTCGGCACCCCGCATGCATTCGGCCATCTCGGCTTCATCAGCATCTACTGCTGGGCTGATCCCGACCGAGCGCTGTCAGCAGCGCTGCTGACCACCGGCAAATGCGTGGCCGGTCCGTTGGTGCCAGCGGTGATGGCGTTCCAGCATGACCTCAACCGGCGTACTGCCGGCCGCCGTCAGTAG
- a CDS encoding globin, with protein MRPLSDADAVFQSYGRCCRSERFFEDFYTHFMGSSEAIRAKFVDTDMPAQRHLLRAGLLWLIMYARGAPGGKLRDLGKSHSRGGYDIHPSWYGLWLDALMTTIRSHDPEYVPELERQWRAVMQGGIDVISGAY; from the coding sequence ATGCGGCCGCTGTCAGATGCTGATGCCGTATTCCAGAGTTACGGTCGTTGCTGCCGTAGCGAACGTTTCTTCGAAGACTTCTATACCCATTTCATGGGCTCATCCGAGGCCATTCGAGCCAAGTTCGTCGACACCGACATGCCGGCCCAGCGCCACCTGCTGCGTGCGGGTTTGCTGTGGCTGATCATGTACGCGCGTGGCGCGCCGGGCGGTAAGCTGCGCGACCTGGGCAAGAGCCACAGCCGCGGCGGCTATGACATCCACCCATCTTGGTACGGACTGTGGCTGGATGCGTTAATGACCACCATCCGCAGCCACGACCCGGAGTACGTGCCGGAGCTGGAGCGCCAATGGCGCGCGGTGATGCAGGGCGGCATTGACGTGATCAGCGGCGCCTACTGA